In a genomic window of Ipomoea triloba cultivar NCNSP0323 chromosome 3, ASM357664v1:
- the LOC116012535 gene encoding G-type lectin S-receptor-like serine/threonine-protein kinase At1g67520, which translates to MASFLHAGLVSQVSAKSELGPGEILSSYDGDLLELSSAVLQFGQVGDSGIWYLYVESTSYGSSSTSEEKRIWVAWNSWKSEIEDPHFPKLKMEEGGRLVVISTTSSNGTAEFVINAEQHAYIKNTTAVLISNGNLILLSPEGKILWESFDHPTNLWFPGMKLGWFGLKTQRPHQRFLTSWISRYNPSPGVFTLGVDPNNTKQLVVLRKGGCLLAKRVLEWHHFSISPTSLQYHWLFL; encoded by the coding sequence ATGGCTAGCTTCTTGCATGCTGGTCTGGTATCTCAGGTTAGTGCTAAATCTGAACTTGGACCTGGGGAAATTCTGTCAAGTTACGATGGAGATCTCTTAGAGTTATCAAGTGCGGTGTTACAATTCGGGCAGGTAGGGGACTCGGGCATCTGGTATTTGTATGTAGAGTCGACTAGCTATGGATCCTCATCGACTtcagaagaaaaaagaatttgGGTTGCTTGGAACAGTTGGAAGAGCGAAATTGAAGATCCACActttccaaaattaaaaatggagGAAGGAGGACGGTTGGTGGTAATATCTACTACTAGTAGTAATGGAACTGCAGAATTCGTTATAAACGCTGAACAACATGCGTATATTAAAAACACAACAGCAGTTCTAATAAGTAATGGCAACTTAATTTTGCTAAGTCCAGAGGGTAAGATCTTGTGGGAAAGTTTCGATCACCCCACTAATCTCTGGTTTCCAGGCATGAAATTGGGTTGGTTTGGGCTGAAAACCCAACGGCCTCACCAACGTTTTCTGACTTCTTGGATAAGTCGGTATAACCCTTCTCCTGGTGTATTTACCTTGGGTGTTGATCCAAACAATACCAAGCAGCTAGTTGTCTTGCGAAAAGGGGGTTGTTTATTGGCAAAGCGGGTCCTGGAATGGCATCACTTTTCCATTTCTCCCACTTCACTCCAATACCATTGGCTATTTCTCTGA
- the LOC116012534 gene encoding putative receptor-like protein kinase At4g00960: MYATGEISAQLDKIQCDYYGFSSEGCIRPKQSYCSSAGDWFDPMTGPVGIAWDKHLFNYTLGISECREICVKNCSCKAYGTSNPDGTGCAFSSSTAYKYVQDGGEVLYIRHQVGIKPHSKGSSSSPVPVLVPNHLTQRKPHSNRRTIIAALAVASVLIPAIILLVWRMNPRKCRTCFTAPMVSSRQQLASKEEEEELPFFHFRSIEIATNYFSDENKLGQGGFGTVYKGILANGQEIAAKRLLKMSGQGIQQFKNEVLLISKLQHRNLVKLLGCSTQGDDEKILIYEYLPNKSLDSILFDAKKKVCLDWRKRVIIIDGIAQGLLYLHKYSRLKIIHRDLKTSNILLDIHMHPKISDFGTARIFTDSDSHANTKNIVGTYGYMSPEYAMDGCFSEKSDVFSFGVMVMEIVSGKRNTGFYNPDRVSNLLGYVWDLWIEGRVSTIIDLTMDKTISISEATRCIQIGLLCVQDCAADRPTMSDVVSMLGNESTILPIPKQPGFSTVMGIKCDDVGNNPKICSNNMVTISEIEGR; this comes from the exons ATGTATGCCACTGGGGAGATTAGTGCACAGCTAGACAAAATTCAATGTGATTATTATGGTTTTTCCTCTGAGGGATGCATAAGACCCAAACAATCCTATTGTAGTAGTGCTGGGGACTGGTTTGATCCAATGACCGGTCCCGTCGGAATTGCATGGGATAAACATTTGTTCAACTACACCCTTGGTATTAGTGAGTGCAGGGAGATTTGTGTAAAAAATTGTTCTTGCAAAGCCTATGGTACATCCAACCCTGATGGAACTGGCTGCGCATTCTCTTCTTCCACTGCTTATAAATACGTACAAGATGGTGGTGAAGTCCTTTACATTCGCCATCAAGTAGGTATTAAGCCACACTCAAAGGGAAGTAGTTCATCCCCTGTTCCTGTTTTGGTGCCTAATCATCTGACCCAGAGGAAGCCACACTCAAACAGAAGAACGATTATAGCTGCTCTTGCAGTAGCATCCGTTCTCATCCCTGCCATAATTTTGCTAGTCTGGCGTATGAATCCAAGAAAATGTCGTACTTGCTTTACAG CCCCAATGGTATCTTCGAGGCAACAACTTGCTAGtaaagaggaggaggaagagttGCCTTTCTTCCATTTTAGAAGTATAGAGATTGCCACAAATTACTTCTCAGATGAAAATAAGCTTGGTCAAGGAGGATTTGGTACTGTATACAAG GGAATATTGGCCAATGGTCAAGAAATTGCAGCGAAACGACTCTTAAAAATGTCTGGACAAGGAATCCAACAATTCAAAAATGAAGTTCTATTGATTTCAAAATTACAACATAGGAATCTTGTTAAACTTTTGGGTTGCTCCACTCAAGGAGATGATGAGAAGATATTAATATATGAGTACTTGCCAAATAAAAGTTTGGATTCAATTCTTTTTG ATGCAAAAAAGAAAGTTTGTCTCGATTGGAGAAAGCGTGTCATCATAATTGATGGGATTGCTCAAGGACTTTTATATCTTCACAAATATTCAAGATTGAAGATTATACATAGAGATTTGAAAACAAGTAACATATTATTAGACATTCACATGCATCCCAAGATTTCTGATTTTGGAACGGCAAGAATATTTACAGATAGTGATTCTCACgcaaacacaaaaaatattgTTGGGACTTA CGGTTACATGTCTCCAGAATATGCCATGGATGGTTGTTTCTCTGAAAAATCTGATGTTTTCAGTTTTGGAGTCATGGTAATGGAGATTGTAAGTGGAAAGAGAAACACTGGATTCTATAATCCAGATCGTGTTTCAAATTTACTTGGTTAT GTTTGGGATTTATGGATAGAAGGAAGAGTTTCAACTATAATTGATCTAACAATGGACAAGACAATTTCAATTAGCGAAGCAACAAGGTGTATTCAAATAGGTTTGTTATGCGTTCAAGATTGTGCAGCAGATAGACCGACCATGTCAGATGTGGTATCTATGCTTGGTAATGAATCAACAATTTTACCTATTCCTAAACAACCTGGTTTCTCTACTGTCATGGGCATAAAATGTGATGATGTTGGTAATAATCCAAAAATTTGCTCTAACAATATGGTCACGATTTCAGAGATCGAAGGTCGATAG
- the LOC116012060 gene encoding uncharacterized protein At1g15400, whose translation MEALPRSEVSFRRQGSSGLVWDDKLLSGELKKISTKDEGETKEAKPSSVQRSRSSGGRGFRSAEVKPSYDPPSPKVSGCGICGMFGKPVDSKQQPPRKGAAHRPHRR comes from the coding sequence atggAGGCTTTGCCAAGATCAGAAGTTTCGTTTAGAAGGCAAGGCTCATCGGGTTTGGTTTGGGATGACAAGCTTTTATCCGGCGAGCTGAAGAAAATCTCAACAAAAGATGAAGGGGAGACTAAGGAGGCGAAACCCTCATCGGTCCAACGTAGCCGGTCGTCCGGCGGTCGGGGATTCCGGTCGGCCGAGGTTAAGCCGTCGTATGATCCTCCTTCTCCCAAAGTGTCGGGTTGTGGTATTTGCGGCATGTTTGGGAAACCGGTGGATTCTAAACAACAACCGCCCAGAAAAGGCGCCGCCCACCGCCCTCACCGTAGATAA